One Solanum lycopersicum chromosome 2, SLM_r2.1 genomic region harbors:
- the LOC101254163 gene encoding probable LRR receptor-like serine/threonine-protein kinase At1g53430 isoform X5 — MHILKYRSCMSKEEIDMVSIDKLYKLVLLLLLATNISVVSSCNLLANGGVPEIEVRAVNALLKLAKGQKKFWNASYPLWDNRTIICGNCNKTFCHVTELHLSGQHLYGRIPQEVGNISRLTILDLSGNHLRGEIPISIINLQFITQIDLSDNSLSGKVPPFQMESLQLLNLADNKLNGSVPKSFLNLTSLEALELYENCFTGDLLPFQMNNLQVLYVDANQLSGSIPQQLGNLTQLEELDLRANYFVGELPPSFMKLVNLEYFGAQGNNLSGKFPTFIANWTQLETLDLLGNNFEGSWPKEISSLRSLGYLSLSNVVTRGGAYDFPDLSRMTSLEYLILRKCSLRGPIPGYIWELKELQYLDLSFNELSGQLPNSISTSLTSIFLRENKLNGSLPGWLTKRKNVKPHRYVDVSENLFNITNSEFNAASDDPDVNTFPGCSSNLPYTKDTCDHYCPNNLKYDELYINCGGKEVTVKGHHYYADENPNGSSTFSRDEKGGWGYSSMGLTKFVNKRPESSIIKDTCDLSTTAAVLVETARVAPISLKYYGFCFSSGNYTVKLKFYDIGSSNKQVYPITHTRVFDIDIQRKNVRKNYNIETAEINADGDKIVEYNTSITSHLEIHLYWSGYGSYPESNGPLISAISVIKVQPPPKHQLSPALKAVIAVSSLSFLALLLLLLRKLGYLGGKRSSKEELKTTELFPGGVYTFRQIKDATQNFNVVNKLGEGGFGPVYKGVLPDGTTIAVKQLSGKSKQGIREFVNEIGTISALQHPNLVKLMGCCAEDNELLLIYEYMENNSLEHALFGPDEEIKSRLNWPTRVKIILGIAKGLTFLHEESKLKIIHRDIKPTNILLDKDLNAKITDFGYAKLNEGEHTHVITRIAGTLGYMAPEYAMRGYLTPKADIYSFGVVTLEIVSGRNSTSCRPSDQTVYLLDSAYVLQEQGNLMDLVDPKLGTDYSWTEAKTILELAMMCTNPSPTLRPTTSEVVKVIEGKTKIKTTSSTVRRSTDEIALTKAMAALSQPSPSESYSTAGPSEATPPISNSNNITNEI; from the exons atgcatatattaaaatatagaaGTTGCATGAGTAAAGAAGAGATAGATATGGTTTCAATCGATAAGTTGTACAAATTAGTGCTATTGCTTCTTTTAGCAACCAATATTAGTGTCGTATCGTCGTGTAATTTGCTGGCAAACGGAGGCGTTCCAGAGATAGAAG TTAGGGCAGTGAACGCTTTACTTAAACTTGCAAAGGGGCAAAAGAAGTTCTGGAATGCATCATATCCACTATGGGATAACAGAACTATTATATGTGGCAACTGTAACAAAACATTTTGTCATGTTACAGAATT ACATTTATCAGGGCAGCATTTATACGGGAGAATACCTCAAGAAGTCGGAAATATTTCTCGTTTAACAATATT GGATTTAAGCGGAAATCATCTTCGAGGAGAAATTCCTATATCAATTATCAACCTACAATTCATTACTCAAAT AGATCTTTCTGATAACTCCTTGAGTGGGAAGGTGCCACCTTTTCAGATGGAGTCTTTACAATTGTT GAATTTAGCCGACAACAAGCTAAATGGATCAGTCCCTAAATCATTTCTCAACCTAACATCGCTAGAGGCCCT AGAGCTTTATGAAAACTGCTTCACTGGAGACTTGTTGCCATTTCAGATGAACAACTTACAAGTTCT ATATGTGGACGCTAATCAACTCTCAGGTTCCATCCCACAGCAGCTTGGGAATCTTACTCAGCTAGAGGAACT GGACCTACGCGCCAATTATTTTGTTGGTGAATTGCCTCCAAGCTTCATGAAGTTGGTGAACTTAGAATACTT TGGGGCTCAAGGGAATAACTTATCTGGTAAGTTTCCAACATTTATAGCCAACTGGACGCAACTCGAGACGTT ggaTCTGTTAGGAAATAATTTTGAAGGCTCCTGGCCAAAGGAAATCTCATCATTGAGAAGTCTCGGTTACCT ATCACTCAGTAATGTAGTCACAAGAGGAGGTGCATATGATTTTCCCGATCTATCGCGTATGACTTCGTTGGAATACTT GATATTGAGGAAATGTTCACTTCGTGGTCCCATTCCGGGATATATTTGGGAGCTTAAAGAACTACAGTACCT GGACTTGAGCTTCAACGAGTTATCTGGACAACTGCCAAATTCCATTAGCACATCTTTAACATCTAT ATTCCTCAGGGAGAACAAGCTTAATGGATCATTGCCAGGATGGCTAACTAAGAGGAAGAACGTAAAACCACATCGATACGT GGATGTTTCTGAAAACTTGTTTAATATTACAAACTCAGAGTTCAATGCTGCATCTGATGATCCGGACGT GAACACTTTTCCGGGCTGCTCAAGTAATTT GCCGTACACAAAAGATACATGTGACCATTATTGCCCTAATAATCTAAAAT ATGATGAATTGTATATCAACTGTGGCGGCAAGGAAGTTACTGTAAAAGGCCATCACTACTATGCTGATGAGAACCCCAATGGTTCATCAACGTTTTCTCGTGATGAAAAAGGAGGTTGGGGTTATAGTAGCATGGGTCTTACCAAGTTTGTGAATAAGCGACCAGAATCATCAATAATCAAGGATACATGTGATCTTTCCACTACTGCAGCAGTTCTGGTTGAAACAGCCCGTGTAGCCCCCATCTCTCTCAAGTACTATGGATTTTGTTTCTCCAGTGGAAACTACACAGTCAAACTAAAGTTTTATGACATAGGCTCAAGTAACAAACAAGTCTATCCCATCACACATACACGAGTTTTTGATATTGATATCCAG AGGAAGAATGTACGGAAGAACTACAATATAGAAACAGCAGAAATAAATGCTGACGGGGATAAAATTGTGGAATATAATACTTCTATAACATCTCATCTTGAAATTCACTTGTACTGGTCTGGTTATGGCTCGTATCCGGAGAGCAATGGTCCCCTAATTTCAGCTATTTCTGTAATCAAag TACAACCACCACCAAAACACCAACTGTCTCCTGCACTTAAGGCTGTGATAGCAGTATCATCACTGTCTTTTCTTGCTCTACTTCTGCTTTTACTAAGGAAATTGGGTTATCTTGGCGgaaaaagatcatctaaggaaG AACTAAAAACAACAGAATTGTTCCCGGGAGGAGTTTACACCTTTCGTCAAATAAAAGATGCTACTCAGAACTTCAATGTTGTGAACAAATTAGGTGAAGGAGGTTTTGGACCTGTTTATAAG GGCGTTCTCCCTGATGGGACTACAATTGCAGTTAAACAGCTATCAGGAAAATCAAAGCAAGGAATACGTGAGTTTGTAAATGAAATTGGCACGATTTCAGCTCTGCAACATCCAAATCTTGTGAAGTTAATGGGATGCTGTGCAGAAGACAATGAGCTCCTACTCATTTATGAATACATGGAGAATAATTCTCTTGAACATGCATTATTCG GTCCAGATGAGGAGATTAAATCAAGACTAAATTGGCCGACAAGGGTCAAAATTATCCTCGGGATAGCCAAAGGATTAACTTTTTTGCACGAAGAGTCCAAATTGAAGATTATCCACAGGGATATTAAGCCCACAAACATACTCTTGGACAAGGACTTGAATGCAAAAATAACTGATTTTGGATACGCAAAGCTTAATGAAGGGGAACATACTCATGTCATCACACGAATTGCTGGAACATT GGGATATATGGCACCAGAATATGCAATGCGCGGCTACTTAACACCAAAAGCAGACATTTACAGCTTTGGGGTTGTTACGCTTGAAATTGTGAGCGGGAGAAACAGTACTAGTTGCAGGCCAAGTGATCAGACAGTTTACCTTCTTGATTCG GCTTACGTGTTGCAAGAGCAGGGAAATTTGATGGATCTAGTTGATCCAAAACTTGGAACAGATTATTCTTGGACAGAAGCTAAAACCATTCTGGAATTAGCGATGATGTGCACTAATCCATCACCAACTCTCAGGCCAACCACGTCTGAGGTAGTGAAAGTTATTGAAGGAAAAACTAAAATCAAGACCACATCTTCAACAGTCCGGCGTTCAACAGACGAGATTGCATTGACTAAGGCCATGGCTGCACTCTCTCAGCCTTCTCCATCTGAAAGCTATTCTACCGCAGGGCCATCAGAAGCTACTCCTCCCATATCTAACAGCAACAATATTACCAATGAAATTTGA
- the LOC101254163 gene encoding probable LRR receptor-like serine/threonine-protein kinase At1g53430 isoform X7 → MHILKYRSCMSKEEIDMVSIDKLYKLVLLLLLATNISVVSSCNLLANGGVPEIEVRAVNALLKLAKGQKKFWNASYPLWDNRTIICGNCNKTFCHVTELHLSGQHLYGRIPQEVGNISRLTILDLSGNHLRGEIPISIINLQFITQIDLSDNSLSGKVPPFQMESLQLLNLADNKLNGSVPKSFLNLTSLEALELYENCFTGDLLPFQMNNLQVLYVDANQLSGSIPQQLGNLTQLEELDLRANYFVGELPPSFMKLVNLEYFGAQGNNLSGKFPTFIANWTQLETLDLLGNNFEGSWPKEISSLRSLGYLSLSNVVTRGGAYDFPDLSRMTSLEYLILRKCSLRGPIPGYIWELKELQYLFLRENKLNGSLPGWLTKRKNVKPHRYVDVSENLFNITNSEFNAASDDPDVNTFPGCSSNLPYTKDTCDHYCPNNLKYDELYINCGGKEVTVKGHHYYADENPNGSSTFSRDEKGGWGYSSMGLTKFVNKRPESSIIKDTCDLSTTAAVLVETARVAPISLKYYGFCFSSGNYTVKLKFYDIGSSNKQVYPITHTRVFDIDIQFFEMLSLQRKNVRKNYNIETAEINADGDKIVEYNTSITSHLEIHLYWSGYGSYPESNGPLISAISVIKVVQPPPKHQLSPALKAVIAVSSLSFLALLLLLLRKLGYLGGKRSSKEELKTTELFPGGVYTFRQIKDATQNFNVVNKLGEGGFGPVYKGVLPDGTTIAVKQLSGKSKQGIREFVNEIGTISALQHPNLVKLMGCCAEDNELLLIYEYMENNSLEHALFGPDEEIKSRLNWPTRVKIILGIAKGLTFLHEESKLKIIHRDIKPTNILLDKDLNAKITDFGYAKLNEGEHTHVITRIAGTLGYMAPEYAMRGYLTPKADIYSFGVVTLEIVSGRNSTSCRPSDQTVYLLDSAYVLQEQGNLMDLVDPKLGTDYSWTEAKTILELAMMCTNPSPTLRPTTSEVVKVIEGKTKIKTTSSTVRRSTDEIALTKAMAALSQPSPSESYSTAGPSEATPPISNSNNITNEI, encoded by the exons atgcatatattaaaatatagaaGTTGCATGAGTAAAGAAGAGATAGATATGGTTTCAATCGATAAGTTGTACAAATTAGTGCTATTGCTTCTTTTAGCAACCAATATTAGTGTCGTATCGTCGTGTAATTTGCTGGCAAACGGAGGCGTTCCAGAGATAGAAG TTAGGGCAGTGAACGCTTTACTTAAACTTGCAAAGGGGCAAAAGAAGTTCTGGAATGCATCATATCCACTATGGGATAACAGAACTATTATATGTGGCAACTGTAACAAAACATTTTGTCATGTTACAGAATT ACATTTATCAGGGCAGCATTTATACGGGAGAATACCTCAAGAAGTCGGAAATATTTCTCGTTTAACAATATT GGATTTAAGCGGAAATCATCTTCGAGGAGAAATTCCTATATCAATTATCAACCTACAATTCATTACTCAAAT AGATCTTTCTGATAACTCCTTGAGTGGGAAGGTGCCACCTTTTCAGATGGAGTCTTTACAATTGTT GAATTTAGCCGACAACAAGCTAAATGGATCAGTCCCTAAATCATTTCTCAACCTAACATCGCTAGAGGCCCT AGAGCTTTATGAAAACTGCTTCACTGGAGACTTGTTGCCATTTCAGATGAACAACTTACAAGTTCT ATATGTGGACGCTAATCAACTCTCAGGTTCCATCCCACAGCAGCTTGGGAATCTTACTCAGCTAGAGGAACT GGACCTACGCGCCAATTATTTTGTTGGTGAATTGCCTCCAAGCTTCATGAAGTTGGTGAACTTAGAATACTT TGGGGCTCAAGGGAATAACTTATCTGGTAAGTTTCCAACATTTATAGCCAACTGGACGCAACTCGAGACGTT ggaTCTGTTAGGAAATAATTTTGAAGGCTCCTGGCCAAAGGAAATCTCATCATTGAGAAGTCTCGGTTACCT ATCACTCAGTAATGTAGTCACAAGAGGAGGTGCATATGATTTTCCCGATCTATCGCGTATGACTTCGTTGGAATACTT GATATTGAGGAAATGTTCACTTCGTGGTCCCATTCCGGGATATATTTGGGAGCTTAAAGAACTACAGTACCT ATTCCTCAGGGAGAACAAGCTTAATGGATCATTGCCAGGATGGCTAACTAAGAGGAAGAACGTAAAACCACATCGATACGT GGATGTTTCTGAAAACTTGTTTAATATTACAAACTCAGAGTTCAATGCTGCATCTGATGATCCGGACGT GAACACTTTTCCGGGCTGCTCAAGTAATTT GCCGTACACAAAAGATACATGTGACCATTATTGCCCTAATAATCTAAAAT ATGATGAATTGTATATCAACTGTGGCGGCAAGGAAGTTACTGTAAAAGGCCATCACTACTATGCTGATGAGAACCCCAATGGTTCATCAACGTTTTCTCGTGATGAAAAAGGAGGTTGGGGTTATAGTAGCATGGGTCTTACCAAGTTTGTGAATAAGCGACCAGAATCATCAATAATCAAGGATACATGTGATCTTTCCACTACTGCAGCAGTTCTGGTTGAAACAGCCCGTGTAGCCCCCATCTCTCTCAAGTACTATGGATTTTGTTTCTCCAGTGGAAACTACACAGTCAAACTAAAGTTTTATGACATAGGCTCAAGTAACAAACAAGTCTATCCCATCACACATACACGAGTTTTTGATATTGATATCCAG TTCTTTGAAATGCTGTCATTGCAGAGGAAGAATGTACGGAAGAACTACAATATAGAAACAGCAGAAATAAATGCTGACGGGGATAAAATTGTGGAATATAATACTTCTATAACATCTCATCTTGAAATTCACTTGTACTGGTCTGGTTATGGCTCGTATCCGGAGAGCAATGGTCCCCTAATTTCAGCTATTTCTGTAATCAAag TAGTACAACCACCACCAAAACACCAACTGTCTCCTGCACTTAAGGCTGTGATAGCAGTATCATCACTGTCTTTTCTTGCTCTACTTCTGCTTTTACTAAGGAAATTGGGTTATCTTGGCGgaaaaagatcatctaaggaaG AACTAAAAACAACAGAATTGTTCCCGGGAGGAGTTTACACCTTTCGTCAAATAAAAGATGCTACTCAGAACTTCAATGTTGTGAACAAATTAGGTGAAGGAGGTTTTGGACCTGTTTATAAG GGCGTTCTCCCTGATGGGACTACAATTGCAGTTAAACAGCTATCAGGAAAATCAAAGCAAGGAATACGTGAGTTTGTAAATGAAATTGGCACGATTTCAGCTCTGCAACATCCAAATCTTGTGAAGTTAATGGGATGCTGTGCAGAAGACAATGAGCTCCTACTCATTTATGAATACATGGAGAATAATTCTCTTGAACATGCATTATTCG GTCCAGATGAGGAGATTAAATCAAGACTAAATTGGCCGACAAGGGTCAAAATTATCCTCGGGATAGCCAAAGGATTAACTTTTTTGCACGAAGAGTCCAAATTGAAGATTATCCACAGGGATATTAAGCCCACAAACATACTCTTGGACAAGGACTTGAATGCAAAAATAACTGATTTTGGATACGCAAAGCTTAATGAAGGGGAACATACTCATGTCATCACACGAATTGCTGGAACATT GGGATATATGGCACCAGAATATGCAATGCGCGGCTACTTAACACCAAAAGCAGACATTTACAGCTTTGGGGTTGTTACGCTTGAAATTGTGAGCGGGAGAAACAGTACTAGTTGCAGGCCAAGTGATCAGACAGTTTACCTTCTTGATTCG GCTTACGTGTTGCAAGAGCAGGGAAATTTGATGGATCTAGTTGATCCAAAACTTGGAACAGATTATTCTTGGACAGAAGCTAAAACCATTCTGGAATTAGCGATGATGTGCACTAATCCATCACCAACTCTCAGGCCAACCACGTCTGAGGTAGTGAAAGTTATTGAAGGAAAAACTAAAATCAAGACCACATCTTCAACAGTCCGGCGTTCAACAGACGAGATTGCATTGACTAAGGCCATGGCTGCACTCTCTCAGCCTTCTCCATCTGAAAGCTATTCTACCGCAGGGCCATCAGAAGCTACTCCTCCCATATCTAACAGCAACAATATTACCAATGAAATTTGA
- the LOC101254163 gene encoding probable LRR receptor-like serine/threonine-protein kinase At1g53430 isoform X2, whose amino-acid sequence MHILKYRSCMSKEEIDMVSIDKLYKLVLLLLLATNISVVSSCNLLANGGVPEIEVRAVNALLKLAKGQKKFWNASYPLWDNRTIICGNCNKTFCHVTELHLSGQHLYGRIPQEVGNISRLTILDLSGNHLRGEIPISIINLQFITQIDLSDNSLSGKVPPFQMESLQLLNLADNKLNGSVPKSFLNLTSLEALELYENCFTGDLLPFQMNNLQVLYVDANQLSGSIPQQLGNLTQLEELDLRANYFVGELPPSFMKLVNLEYFGAQGNNLSGKFPTFIANWTQLETLDLLGNNFEGSWPKEISSLRSLGYLSLSNVVTRGGAYDFPDLSRMTSLEYLILRKCSLRGPIPGYIWELKELQYLDLSFNELSGQLPNSISTSLTSIFLRENKLNGSLPGWLTKRKNVKPHRYVDVSENLFNITNSEFNAASDDPDVNTFPGCSSNLPYTKDTCDHYCPNNLKYDELYINCGGKEVTVKGHHYYADENPNGSSTFSRDEKGGWGYSSMGLTKFVNKRPESSIIKDTCDLSTTAAVLVETARVAPISLKYYGFCFSSGNYTVKLKFYDIGSSNKQVYPITHTRVFDIDIQFFEMLSLQRKNVRKNYNIETAEINADGDKIVEYNTSITSHLEIHLYWSGYGSYPESNGPLISAISVIKVQPPPKHQLSPALKAVIAVSSLSFLALLLLLLRKLGYLGGKRSSKEELKTTELFPGGVYTFRQIKDATQNFNVVNKLGEGGFGPVYKGVLPDGTTIAVKQLSGKSKQGIREFVNEIGTISALQHPNLVKLMGCCAEDNELLLIYEYMENNSLEHALFGPDEEIKSRLNWPTRVKIILGIAKGLTFLHEESKLKIIHRDIKPTNILLDKDLNAKITDFGYAKLNEGEHTHVITRIAGTLGYMAPEYAMRGYLTPKADIYSFGVVTLEIVSGRNSTSCRPSDQTVYLLDSAYVLQEQGNLMDLVDPKLGTDYSWTEAKTILELAMMCTNPSPTLRPTTSEVVKVIEGKTKIKTTSSTVRRSTDEIALTKAMAALSQPSPSESYSTAGPSEATPPISNSNNITNEI is encoded by the exons atgcatatattaaaatatagaaGTTGCATGAGTAAAGAAGAGATAGATATGGTTTCAATCGATAAGTTGTACAAATTAGTGCTATTGCTTCTTTTAGCAACCAATATTAGTGTCGTATCGTCGTGTAATTTGCTGGCAAACGGAGGCGTTCCAGAGATAGAAG TTAGGGCAGTGAACGCTTTACTTAAACTTGCAAAGGGGCAAAAGAAGTTCTGGAATGCATCATATCCACTATGGGATAACAGAACTATTATATGTGGCAACTGTAACAAAACATTTTGTCATGTTACAGAATT ACATTTATCAGGGCAGCATTTATACGGGAGAATACCTCAAGAAGTCGGAAATATTTCTCGTTTAACAATATT GGATTTAAGCGGAAATCATCTTCGAGGAGAAATTCCTATATCAATTATCAACCTACAATTCATTACTCAAAT AGATCTTTCTGATAACTCCTTGAGTGGGAAGGTGCCACCTTTTCAGATGGAGTCTTTACAATTGTT GAATTTAGCCGACAACAAGCTAAATGGATCAGTCCCTAAATCATTTCTCAACCTAACATCGCTAGAGGCCCT AGAGCTTTATGAAAACTGCTTCACTGGAGACTTGTTGCCATTTCAGATGAACAACTTACAAGTTCT ATATGTGGACGCTAATCAACTCTCAGGTTCCATCCCACAGCAGCTTGGGAATCTTACTCAGCTAGAGGAACT GGACCTACGCGCCAATTATTTTGTTGGTGAATTGCCTCCAAGCTTCATGAAGTTGGTGAACTTAGAATACTT TGGGGCTCAAGGGAATAACTTATCTGGTAAGTTTCCAACATTTATAGCCAACTGGACGCAACTCGAGACGTT ggaTCTGTTAGGAAATAATTTTGAAGGCTCCTGGCCAAAGGAAATCTCATCATTGAGAAGTCTCGGTTACCT ATCACTCAGTAATGTAGTCACAAGAGGAGGTGCATATGATTTTCCCGATCTATCGCGTATGACTTCGTTGGAATACTT GATATTGAGGAAATGTTCACTTCGTGGTCCCATTCCGGGATATATTTGGGAGCTTAAAGAACTACAGTACCT GGACTTGAGCTTCAACGAGTTATCTGGACAACTGCCAAATTCCATTAGCACATCTTTAACATCTAT ATTCCTCAGGGAGAACAAGCTTAATGGATCATTGCCAGGATGGCTAACTAAGAGGAAGAACGTAAAACCACATCGATACGT GGATGTTTCTGAAAACTTGTTTAATATTACAAACTCAGAGTTCAATGCTGCATCTGATGATCCGGACGT GAACACTTTTCCGGGCTGCTCAAGTAATTT GCCGTACACAAAAGATACATGTGACCATTATTGCCCTAATAATCTAAAAT ATGATGAATTGTATATCAACTGTGGCGGCAAGGAAGTTACTGTAAAAGGCCATCACTACTATGCTGATGAGAACCCCAATGGTTCATCAACGTTTTCTCGTGATGAAAAAGGAGGTTGGGGTTATAGTAGCATGGGTCTTACCAAGTTTGTGAATAAGCGACCAGAATCATCAATAATCAAGGATACATGTGATCTTTCCACTACTGCAGCAGTTCTGGTTGAAACAGCCCGTGTAGCCCCCATCTCTCTCAAGTACTATGGATTTTGTTTCTCCAGTGGAAACTACACAGTCAAACTAAAGTTTTATGACATAGGCTCAAGTAACAAACAAGTCTATCCCATCACACATACACGAGTTTTTGATATTGATATCCAG TTCTTTGAAATGCTGTCATTGCAGAGGAAGAATGTACGGAAGAACTACAATATAGAAACAGCAGAAATAAATGCTGACGGGGATAAAATTGTGGAATATAATACTTCTATAACATCTCATCTTGAAATTCACTTGTACTGGTCTGGTTATGGCTCGTATCCGGAGAGCAATGGTCCCCTAATTTCAGCTATTTCTGTAATCAAag TACAACCACCACCAAAACACCAACTGTCTCCTGCACTTAAGGCTGTGATAGCAGTATCATCACTGTCTTTTCTTGCTCTACTTCTGCTTTTACTAAGGAAATTGGGTTATCTTGGCGgaaaaagatcatctaaggaaG AACTAAAAACAACAGAATTGTTCCCGGGAGGAGTTTACACCTTTCGTCAAATAAAAGATGCTACTCAGAACTTCAATGTTGTGAACAAATTAGGTGAAGGAGGTTTTGGACCTGTTTATAAG GGCGTTCTCCCTGATGGGACTACAATTGCAGTTAAACAGCTATCAGGAAAATCAAAGCAAGGAATACGTGAGTTTGTAAATGAAATTGGCACGATTTCAGCTCTGCAACATCCAAATCTTGTGAAGTTAATGGGATGCTGTGCAGAAGACAATGAGCTCCTACTCATTTATGAATACATGGAGAATAATTCTCTTGAACATGCATTATTCG GTCCAGATGAGGAGATTAAATCAAGACTAAATTGGCCGACAAGGGTCAAAATTATCCTCGGGATAGCCAAAGGATTAACTTTTTTGCACGAAGAGTCCAAATTGAAGATTATCCACAGGGATATTAAGCCCACAAACATACTCTTGGACAAGGACTTGAATGCAAAAATAACTGATTTTGGATACGCAAAGCTTAATGAAGGGGAACATACTCATGTCATCACACGAATTGCTGGAACATT GGGATATATGGCACCAGAATATGCAATGCGCGGCTACTTAACACCAAAAGCAGACATTTACAGCTTTGGGGTTGTTACGCTTGAAATTGTGAGCGGGAGAAACAGTACTAGTTGCAGGCCAAGTGATCAGACAGTTTACCTTCTTGATTCG GCTTACGTGTTGCAAGAGCAGGGAAATTTGATGGATCTAGTTGATCCAAAACTTGGAACAGATTATTCTTGGACAGAAGCTAAAACCATTCTGGAATTAGCGATGATGTGCACTAATCCATCACCAACTCTCAGGCCAACCACGTCTGAGGTAGTGAAAGTTATTGAAGGAAAAACTAAAATCAAGACCACATCTTCAACAGTCCGGCGTTCAACAGACGAGATTGCATTGACTAAGGCCATGGCTGCACTCTCTCAGCCTTCTCCATCTGAAAGCTATTCTACCGCAGGGCCATCAGAAGCTACTCCTCCCATATCTAACAGCAACAATATTACCAATGAAATTTGA